GGTGACAATCCTTCCGTAGCTTATGCGACTGTTTATCCGCTGTGTATGTTCATACGGGTAATTATCGCTCAGGTATTGTTGATGTTCTTGTTGAATTGAGAATAGTATATTGCTGAATCGTAATTAGTAATTTGTAAAATAGTAAATAAAATGACTGCTCAAAGTAACATAACTCCTGAAAGCATTGTGGGTGATCTTCGTTATCTGCAACTGCTTTCCCGAAGTTTTCCTACGATTGCCGATGCTAGTACGGAAATAATCAATCTGGAGGCTATCTTAAATCTACCTAAAGGGACAGAGCATTTCCTGACTGACATTCATGGAGAATACGAAGCTTTTCAGCACGTACTGAAAAACGCTTCAGGTGCGGTAAAACGTAAAGTAAATGAAATATTCGGCAACACTCTCCGCGAGGCTGAAAAGAAAGAAATCTGCACGTTGATTTACTATCCCGAAGAAAAACTTCAATTAGTGAAAGCCCGTGAAAAGGATCTGGATGATTGGTATCTGATTACTCTGAACCAACTGGTGAAGGTCTGTCAGAATGTATCTTCCAAATATACCCGTTCGAAAGTTCGTAAATCGCTGCCTGCCGAGTTCTCTTATATTATTCAGGAATTATTGCACGAATCGTCTATCGAGCCGAACAAGCATGCTTATATCAATGTGATTGTCAGCACGATTATCACTACAAAGCGTGCCGATGATTTCATTATCGCTATGTGCAATCTGATTCAGCGTCTGACTATTGATTCTCTTCATATCGTAGGCGATATTTACGACCGTGGTCCTGGCGCGCACATCATCATGGATACGTTATGCAATTACCATAACTTCGATATCCAATGGGGAAATCATGATATTCTCTGGATGGGTGCAGCTTCCGGTAACGATAGTTGCATTGCCAACGTGATACGTATGTCCATGCGCTACGGCAACCTGGGCACGCTTGAAGACGGATATGGAATCAATCTGCTTCCATTGGCTACTTTTGCAATGGATACGTATGCCGATGATCCTTGCACCATCTTCATGCCGAAGATGAACTTTGCCGACGCTCATTATAATGAGAAGACTTTGCGCTTGATAACTCAAATGCATAAAGCTATTACCATTATCCAGTTTAAGCTGGAAGCCGAAATCATCGACCGCCGTCCGGAGTTTGGGATGACCAACCGCAAATTGCTGGAGAAGATTGATTTTGAACGTGGCGTCTTTGTATACGAAGGAAAAGAATATGCTTTGCGTGATACCAACTTCCCGACCGTAGATCCTGCCGATCCTTACCGGTTGACGGAAGAAGAACGCGAATTGGTAGAAAAGATTCATTATTCATTCATGAATAGTGAAAAGCTGAAGAAACACATGCGTTGCCTGTTTACCTATGGCGGAATGTATCTGGTTGCAAATTCTAATCTTCTTTATCATGCTTCTGTCCCTCTGAATGAGGATGGCAGCTTTAAGCATGTCAAAATACGTGGTAAGGAATATTGGGGGCGTAAATTGCTGGATAAAGCCGATCAACTGATTCGTACTGCGTATTTCGATGAAGAAGGGGAGGAGGATAAGGAATTTGCTATGGATTACATTTGGTATATG
The Bacteroides luhongzhouii DNA segment above includes these coding regions:
- a CDS encoding fructose-1,6-bisphosphatase; translation: MTAQSNITPESIVGDLRYLQLLSRSFPTIADASTEIINLEAILNLPKGTEHFLTDIHGEYEAFQHVLKNASGAVKRKVNEIFGNTLREAEKKEICTLIYYPEEKLQLVKAREKDLDDWYLITLNQLVKVCQNVSSKYTRSKVRKSLPAEFSYIIQELLHESSIEPNKHAYINVIVSTIITTKRADDFIIAMCNLIQRLTIDSLHIVGDIYDRGPGAHIIMDTLCNYHNFDIQWGNHDILWMGAASGNDSCIANVIRMSMRYGNLGTLEDGYGINLLPLATFAMDTYADDPCTIFMPKMNFADAHYNEKTLRLITQMHKAITIIQFKLEAEIIDRRPEFGMTNRKLLEKIDFERGVFVYEGKEYALRDTNFPTVDPADPYRLTEEERELVEKIHYSFMNSEKLKKHMRCLFTYGGMYLVANSNLLYHASVPLNEDGSFKHVKIRGKEYWGRKLLDKADQLIRTAYFDEEGEEDKEFAMDYIWYMWCGPEAPLFDKDKMATFERYFVEDKELHKEKKGYYYTLRNREDVCDQILAEFGASGPHSHIINGHVPVKTIQGEQPMKANGKLFVIDGGFSKAYQPETGIAGYTLVYHSHGMQLVQHEPFQSRQKAIEEGLDIKSTNFVLEFNSQRMMVKDTDKGKELVTQIQDLKKLLVAYRTGLIKEKV